GTGACCAGGCCATCGTGTGCAACATCGGCCACTTCGACAACGAGATCGACGTCGCCAGCATCGAGGGCTACCAGTGGGAGGAGATCAAGCCGCAGGTCGACCACGTGATCTTCCCCGACGGCAAGCGCATCATCCTGCTCGCCAAGGGCCGCCTGGTTAACCTCGGCTGCGCCACCGGCCACCCGAGCTACGTGATGTCGAGTTCCTTCGCCAACCAGACGATCGCGCAGATCGAACTCTTCACGCGCACGGCGGACTATCCTGTAGGTGTCTACACGCTGCCCAAGCATCTGGACGAGAAGGTCGCGCGCCTGCAGCTGAAGAAGCTCAACGTGCAGCTCACCGAGCTCACCGACGCGCAGGCGGCCTACATCGGGGTGCCGAAGGAAGGCCCTTACAAGACCAACCAGTACCGCTACTGATGCCGCGCCGGCGCCGCGGGCAGGCGCTTTCCAGGCCACCCGCCCGCGGCGCGCAACGAGGAGGATCAGCATGCCGTACCCGAGGGTTCGCCATACCCGGGTGGAGGACATCCCTGCCCTGATCGCGCTGCAGGCGCGCGTTTACCCGAGCATCCCGCCCTGGAACCGACGCAAGCTGCGCGAGCAGCTCGACGTGTTCCCGCAGGGCCAGATCGTGGTCGAGACCGAGGACGGCGTGGTCGGCTGCGCGAGCGCGCTGATCGTGCTGTGGGACGACTGGGCCGAGTCCCACACCTGGCGCGAGATCACCGGTGCCGGCACCTTCGACCAGCACAACCCGGACGGCCGCACGCTGTACGGCGCCGAGGTCTTCGTCGACCCCGAGATGCGCGGCCTGGGGCTCGGCCATCTGCTGTACGAGGGCCGGCGCAACCTGTGCCGGGCGATGAACCTCAAGCGCATCATCGCCTGCGGCCGGCTGC
This region of Thauera sp. JM12B12 genomic DNA includes:
- a CDS encoding GNAT family N-acetyltransferase, producing MPYPRVRHTRVEDIPALIALQARVYPSIPPWNRRKLREQLDVFPQGQIVVETEDGVVGCASALIVLWDDWAESHTWREITGAGTFDQHNPDGRTLYGAEVFVDPEMRGLGLGHLLYEGRRNLCRAMNLKRIIACGRLPGYAAHADAMSAEFYAQKVVWGDLTDPVLSFQLREGFSYCGVIPDYLPEDVESHGNASLIVWLNPDYDPTRPTEIKEDIQP